Within the Gopherus flavomarginatus isolate rGopFla2 chromosome 8, rGopFla2.mat.asm, whole genome shotgun sequence genome, the region CAGTTGAAGTCATCATAGCCGGCTAGCAAGAGACGACCACTTTTTGAGAAGGCTACAGAAGTGATTCCACAGATGATATTGTCATGGGAGTACATCATTAACTCCTGATCTGCACGCAGGTCAAAGAGTCGACAAGTGGCGTCATCAGAACCAGTCGCAAAAGCATGTCCATTGGGGAAGAACTGGAAATGAAAATGAGAAAGGAGTTTGACACCAGAGAAGTGTTGCTCATGCACTGTTTCAAAAACAACATGTAGAGATTGTCTTTACTGAGATAGTCAGATACAGCACAAATTCATGAgcacagcaaaaaaaacccatcaaAATGGATTTTCAATAAAATGCAACTATTGTGCACACACAATTGTGTTTAACACTTGTAGCACAGTACTGACCAAAGGCAGGTGCATTCAAACTTTGTCCAGCCAACTGGCAAATTTCAAGAGACAAGGACGCAGCTAATTTCCATAATTTCCACACATCTCATGGAGTGGAACACTGCCATTTTTTCCTTTGGAATAAGTCATGGAGACTGTCCCTGTACACAATGTTCCACCCTGAGTTGGTCTATCAGGCTGTTTGGATCAAAACAGAGGACTGCAAGCTAGCACTTCAGCCTTCAAAATTCACACCTACTAAATAATCCGGGTTAAGCACCTCATTGATTTAAATGTCAGTGAAAGTTACCAAGCACATCTCAGGATTAGACCCTGATTATTAGGGTATGGGCTGCATTTCTCCACAGACCATGCTGCTGGTATTCCAGAGACGTAAGAATTTGCAGTGTTTATAAAAAAGATGCAATGTAGATTTCTTTACCCATTAAACAGAATTTGTGTCCTGTTGATCTGAACATAAAATGTGGTTGAGACAAACAGACGAAATACACTCCAGTTTAGAAACATTACAAAGCTTTTCCAAGAGTAGCATTTTTAAGCACTAGTTTCACTGCTGGTTTCCAGAGTTTAAAGATGCCCTTTTCTACAGGAAATCCAAATACACACTGGTTAACATAGAAGTTTGAGAACTGACTCCATCTTGAAgttttattctttattacttaaaaAAACCAGTTACTTactttcttgtaactgttgttttgaTATATGTTGCATATGTCCATTACACTAGGTGTGTACACATCTCATGCATCAGTGCCAGAGTTTTCCCTAGAGATACCCACAGGAGTGGTCACATCTGTACCCTCGCATCCCGTGTGCCCTGAGTGGAGGGTTGACCAGGGTGGAGCCAGCCCAGCCTACCTTCAGTACCTTCACACTGCATCATCTTCCGTCATGTACACCAAAGAGTGAGGTCAACCTAGCTATGTCGCTCAGTGATGTGAAaaatccaaacccctgagcaatgcaattaagccaacctaacccccagtgtagacagtgctaggttgaggGAAGCCTAGCTATTGCCTCTCATGGAAggggattacctatgctgatgggagaatccctcccactGGCATAAGTAGTATCTATACTTAAGTGCctctgcagctctgccactgtagcatttcaagtgcagacaagccctcagatgagAGACTCCAATGCactgaggaaggagggtgggtcacAAAGACCATCCACAAGACATCTCAAAAGAGCAGCTGCAAGGAGTAACCTTTTCAAGCGATTGCAATGCCCATTACACTAGGAGACTCCCATGTAGTTTCCAACACAGCTGGGACTAGGATTCTCATCAGAAGAGGGGCTGCCAAACTGCTTTCCCCACATTTGTGTCTTCTCTTGACATGGTAGTAATCACATAATATCTAGCAAAGATGTGGACTGAAGACCACGCTGCCTCTCTGCAGATGTTCACAATATCAATGCTTCCCAGAAGTACTTCAGAAGCTGAGTCTGCTCTGGCTGAATTCAGAGAGCACTTTTAAGAAGGCGTtatggcagtgtttctcaaactgggttcgccgcttgtgtagggaaagcccctggcgggcggggccggtttgtttacctgccctgtccgcaggtccggccgatcgtggctcccactggccgcagttcaccgcttctggaagcggcgtgggccaagggacttaccggctgccgcttccagcagcggcgaaccacagccagtgggagccgcgatcggccagacctgcggacggggcagataaacaaaccggcctggtccgccaggggctttccctacacaagcggcgaccccagtttgagaaacacagaGAAGGCATTATGCTGTTGTTCTTGTAGCACATGAAAACACAGCTCATGATCCACTTGGATAGTCACTACACTGTTACAGGACACTCTCATTCGTTCTGCATAGGAGATGAATAGCTGAAAACAGACCCTAAAGGCAGAGATAGAGGTTCCCTGACAGAAAACTTGCGGACGTCCAAGAATCATGGCTGCCTTGCCCAGACTGGTGCAGTATCATTTCCCCTCACTCTTGCTTCAGCTTGAAAAATAACCTTGGGAATTAGAAGCATGGAAGGGTAGGCATAAAGCAGACCCTTGACCCAAGGGAAGAGAAGCATAtctgagggtacgtccagactacccgccttATCGGGAGAtacgccatatcggcgggtagcgatcgatttatcgtgtctcatctagacgcaatatatcgatccccaaacccactccctgtcgactccggaactccaccggagcaagtggcggtagtggagtcgacgggggagccgtggacatagatcctgcgccgtgaggaagggaggtattcccgtagctgaagttgcatatcttacatcgaccccccaccagtgtagaccaagcctgtgaTGGACCTGGGGCTTTAGTCCACCTTCAAAACAGGAAGAGTACTTCCTGTTCTGACAGCTCGAGAATAAGTCCACTGATGGCACTCTCCCTATTTGAAATACTGATCTCAGAACAGCCAGGTTGAGAGGCCATTCACAATCCAAGCTGAATGACCTGCTTGGTCAGTTCGCTAAGGCATTCTGAATCCCTGTGATGCTCCGAGAGCCAGGGAATTCCATATGCAGATGTTCCACAGCCTGATTGCCTCCTGGCACATGCTGTTTGATTTGTCAACTCTTGATTGTTGATGTGGAACACTGTCTTCTCTTCTCATGGCCTCTTTCGGAGAAGATGACGAGGTGTTCAGAAGAGGCAGGCTAGAACTTCCTGCTGCTGGTCTTGAGCTTCCAATGCAGGACTGTCCAAAGCAGCTGAAGACCAGTATCAAGCAGCCTGTGAGCATCTCATGGACATACTTCTCCCCTCTGGGATATGCTTCCACAGAATAGTGGTTGCCTGACTTCtgatggtttcagagtagcagccatggtagtctgtatccacaaaaagaacaggagtatttgtggcaccttagagactaacaaatttatttaagcataagctttctgaTAGTTTGTCAGTAATGGGCCGGGACACTTCCCTTCTCTAAGATTAATTTTGGTACTGCAGTGGAGACAAAGATCTAGATGCCGTAGGCATCCCCCACTGTACCCAGTAGGGCCAATGATGGAGCTGGTATGGTACTGGAGGCCCCTTATGCCTAGACCAGGCCCTCCCATTCCTTTGATCTACTCTTGGCAGGATGACTCCTATGAGAGTGGGAACAATCCCTGGTTTCCCTGAAGTGGGAGACATCAGAACCCACTTCAGACTGAGGAGAAGCAGGAGTACTCCAAAGGCCAGGGTGGAGCAGTACCAGtcagagatggggaaagtgaTCTACAAGCCTTCAGTACCAGCAGCCATCCTGGGGCTTCCTGGATATCAGGATGATGCGCTGAGGCAGAGCAGTTACCATTGGTCTTGGAGCTGGCATAGGGATTAATGGAAGCCGCACCGAACCTGAAGTTGCTGGTGCCATAACAGTCCCCCAGTGTGGAAGCCACCATGTGCAACAGCCCCAGCAAAGTGCTGTCAGTCTAAATGATCAGTGAGGGCGGCACAGAGAGGCTTAAGAGATCCTATGAAGCTGTGTACACCTCCGGGGTGGCTAGTACTGATATGGGCCTTTGACCTACTGTGAGCAAGGTCAGTAGCTCCACTGTTTGTGCCAAGGAAGCAGCCACATATACCAGTCCTGGCACATGAACTGAAGTCAACAGTTCTGCTCTGAGAGAACCACTAAAAATGAGATAGAGGGAAGCAAGGGGCCAAAGGACGTACTCTACCTTCAATACCAAAGTGGCTAGCCTCTGAGGTTGAGGAATCCCATACTGAGTACTTTGACATGAAGTTGTCCTCCTCTTCAGCTTCAGAGGAGGAGGGCACTCCAAGCACTGTTACCTCTTTGAGGACTGCTTGGGGAGGGGGATCTCCTCCTGTCTGTCCACAGGTAAGACTGGGGAACACTCATGGATGGAGTGATTGAGGAACTCCCTCTATCCACAGAGGTAGTTCTGATGCTGGGCAAAGGGCAGCCTCCATGAGGATGCACCTGAGATGCTCTTCTCTTTGCTTCTTAGTTCTTATCTTGAAGCCCAGGCAAATCAGACACACGTTCCTGATGTGACCTCATCCAAACGCTTCAAACAGTGAGAGTGAGGATCACTCACAGGCACTGGCTTTTacacctggagcagggcttgaCATTGGGGGACACTGactctcctccctgccctccaccaGTATCAGGCTGAGCCCGAAGTCCACTGAGAGTCTGAACAatagataaataataaaaaaagtaaaagggGTCCAAGAGATCCAAAAATGGGAACCACTAAGAACTCatttagagtcatagactttaacgtcggaagagaccattatgatcgttcagtctgaactcctgcacaacgcaggctgcagaatctcacccactcactcccgtaataaacccctaacctatgtctgagccactgaagttctcaaatcatggtttaaagacttcaaggtgcagagaatcctccagcaagtgacccataccccatgctgcagaggaaggtgaaaaacccccagggcctctgccaatcgcCCTGGagtaaaattcctttccaaccccaaatatggcgatcagctagaccctgagcatgtaggcaagactcaccagccagacacctaggaaagaattctctgtagtaactcagatcccatcccatctaacatcccatcacaggctactgggcatatttaccgctaatagtcaaagatcaattaaattgccaaaattaggctatcccatcatacccttctctccataaacttatcaagcttagtcttgaagccagatatgtcttttgtccccactgctccccttgaaaggctgttccagaacttcactcctctgatggttagaaacctttgtctactttcaagtctaaacttcctaatgtccagtttatatccatttgttcttgtgtccacactagtactgagcttaaataattcctctctctccctggtatttatccttctgatatatttatagaaaacaatcatatctcccctcagccttcttctggttaggctaaacaagccaagctctttgagtttcttttcataaggcaagttttccattccttggatcatccgagcagcccttctctgcatctgttccagtttgaattcatccttcgtAAACATGgtagaccagaactgcatacagtacactccagatgaggtcttacaagtgccttgtataacggtactgacacttccttatctctactggaaataccgtGCCTAATGtctcccaagaccgcattagcttttttcatggccatatcacattggcggctcatagtcatcctgtgatcaaccaatactctgaggtccttctcttcctctgttacttccaactaatgagtccccagcttataacaaaaattcttgttattaatccctaaatgcatgaccttgcacttttcactattaaatttcatcctactactattactccagtttaaaggtcatccagatcttcctgtataatatcccGGTCCTTTTCTGTattgcaatacctcccagctgtgtgtcatctgcaaactttatgagcacactcctactttttgtgccaaagtcagtaataaaaagattaaataagattggtcccaaaactgatccctgaggaactccactagtaacctccctccagcctgacaattcacctttcagtataacccactgtagtctcccctttaaccagttccttatacacttttcaattttcatactgatccccatcttttccaatttaactaaaaattccccatgtggaaccatatcaaatgccttactgaaatagaggtaaattagatccattgcATTTCTTTTATCTAAAAAATGTGTTAccgtctcaaagaaggagatcataAGGAACAAGATCATCTGGAGAAGTAACAAGCTGACAGCATGCTCTGACCAACTGCAATAAGGAACTGAATGAAGGGCGGGGCAGCTCTGCCACTTTATACTCTGCTCAGAACATGAGGAACATCATAGCACAGGAGCAGCCACCTCTACTGGTGCTGCTAGGGAAAATtctccagcactggtgcacaAACCATACACATCTACTGTAAATGGACATATCCAATCACGCAAAGATAAAGTATTATGAAGCAAACGAAGGTCAAGCAGGTAAAGATGGACAGAGCAGCAAACCATTATGACAACTTAGACTAAATGAGGACAGTCTGAATTGTTCCAAGATCACTTAACCGTATCTAGAGGATATGTATGATTAATAGTCATGAACTTTGCAGGTGGTTGGTCTTATCAAGATCTCAGATTCTAAGAAACTATATTCATTGTAAGTGGCCAAATCAGAGACTTGACGACTCTCCACCCTGTTTTGAAAACTAGATTATAAATTGATATCTTACATCTACACTTATTGTCTCCTAGCTCTCCATTTGTAAACAGAAATGCTCACTTACACAAACTGCATTAATATCAGACACATGCCCTGTGAAAGACTGCCTGCACATTCCATCGCGAATATCCCAAAGCTTGGAGGAGGCATCACAGGCACCAGAAACAAAAGTCCTCATGTCTGGACTTAGGGATAAACTCATCACATCTCCGGTATGCCCAGTGAAGGTGGTGGTCTGTTGACCAGTTTCAATGTCCCAAAGAGCACTGCAGATAAAACAGATGTATTTCAGCAATAGAATGGGGTCTCTTTGTTTTTACAAGCTTAGCTTAAAAACAATCAaagcactgaaaaaaacaaaaaaaccaccaacTACTCCCAAAACTCACCAGGTGGTGTCCCCTGAACTTGTAACAATTTGATTGTCATCTAGAAAACGACAGCAGGACAAGTATCCTAGGAACAGAATAATGGCAGATGTCAATTTCATACCCCACTGTCCCAGTAAAAGTTATCCAAAAAACCTTCTCAGTACGTCACACAATAACCACCACTTGATGCtacttgtattttaaaaatagcagTACAGAAGCCAAATTCACCGGAGTGCGTACTGCTCCATTTGCTCAGATAGTGGTAGTATCTCATTGGCAGAACTAAATGAACACAGAATTTAGCATTAAGACTGATAAAGGCAAAATGAGTGACATATAAAAAGTGATTCCTAAATCTGATCAAAACCAAGATTAGACTATATTCCATTTTTCAAATTGTTAACACTTGTTTTCACTTTAGGGCATGCTGTGAATAGTGCAGGCTTGGGACTGTTATACTTTGACTAacagtaaagaaaaataaatgtagcaAAATGCAGCTGACCTGTATGCCCTGGTAACTCTCTGCTCACTCTCACATTGCCCTCTCTGGTTTTCAAATTATATATGGAACAGATGTTGTCCAATCCACCACAAGCGACATAGTTGCCAGAAGGAGCATATGCACAGGTCATCACCCAGGAAGATCTCAAAGGAATGGCATGCATCTACAGAGAGACAAGGCATATTAGAACTACACCAGATTTTAGGCAGTCACACTCAACCACAGCCATTCTTGTCCAACCTTCTGCATCTAGTTATCTGCTATACTGCTTTAGCATTGCAGCAGATGCTACTAAATAAGATAGTGGGATATCCAActaataaaaaaatctaattttaaacACACTTCAATTCTGCTGAATATTTACTTAAGGGATGGAAAAAATGGTCGCCTGGTTAGATGGGTGCAAGTTCAGTGCAATTGTTTTTATAGTATCAGAGCTATTCTGAAATTAAGGATTCCTAATTAAACATGCAATAGGTTTCATTCTATTCAAATTCCTCCCTCCAGTTTGTCTTCCTGAGCCAGAACATCAACTGGGATAGACTGGCATGCCTCCATCAATGAAGCTATGCCAGTTGCCATCAGCAGAGGAGCTGCACCCCAGTCCTTCCTCGTTTGATCAAGATTTCTCACTTTCTTTGTCTCAAGGAGCTAAACATCTACTATAATGGATTTATATTAATTCTCTGTAAACCCTGGGGTTGTGTGCTTCTGCAACAGAATATCAGAGCATGTGCGACAGAAACAGCAGCACAAGTAGGGTGTACAGTTGCAAAAACAAGAGTAACAAGGAGTTAGTTATTAAAACTCCTTAGAAAATTCCCACCCGGCCCCACAACACATATGCAAATGCTTGGCCAATGAATACCCGGAGCACTGCTAAGCTTCCAAGGGATCCCATGCTAACCACATTACTTCTGCAGCACACCCTACCAGTGATCTCAGAGCTAGTTATCAGAGGGTTATAAAAAAACCTAAATATTCTTTTCTTCCAGCAAGCAAGCTACAGTGAATAGAAGCAAAGGCTCAACATATAGAAACAGGCATTACCCAAGCTAAAATGCCCTTTGAATAAAAAGCTGgatataaaaaaaatgaaagcaagcTAGTTAAAACTTCAATAGGAAAAAGGGATGGAGCCAGtccaactaaaagaaaaaagtgttacTGAAAGAAGGAACTAAAACAAAAGTGTCACTTGTGTACAGATTACCAATATGGATTATAAACAACTCTACCTTATTTGTTGTATAACTATCCCAAATAATTAATTTTCCATCTTGGGAAGCGCTGACTAGTAGCCTAAAGATAACCACAAAACAGAAATATAAACATGTTAACTTCTTATCTCATACTTAATTTCAAAATAGACAAGATACATGAATGTCAAATAATTCAGAAAAGCcttttcattttctgcttttgtctattTTTAAACTTTCTAAGGCTAAATGTTGCTGGACAGCTGCAAAGAACAACGTGTTGCTTGCTAGAAAAATCTTATCTGAATCCATGGATAAACTTCCACTATTAAAACAAACTAGAATAACTGACATTTAAAAAGGCTCAAGCTATTTACAAATTTTATAACCTCTTCCTACTGGTTGCTTGTATCCTTCAGATTCAGTTTTAGTATCATAAATGTAGTATAGATATTCCAGGTCTAGACAAGCCAGAACACAATATCACCAGGTACAATTAGCCTCTGGAATGCCACCGTATGTTGAGATGGCTATTGGTTGTTCAAAAAACTTTTTGGAAGGagttattttatatttaagaAGCCTTCCAGCATCACCCTTTTGTTCCATAAGAACTAATGAACAAGTCGCATCTGTTTTCTTCATTTACATATACCTTTTGGCAGGGGGGATGCCACTGTGATATTTTGAAGAGTTTTTgataaaaacttccaatgaatCAATCTAACACATTATGCATGTATTTAAATCTTATTTGGATTATTTGTCAATTCTTGTGAATGAATTTCTTATACTAATAATCAGAACTATACTGAATTAGGTGCAACACATGGCAGTCTACATTTATTGTTGTGATTTacaaaacacacattttaatTCACTGAAAAACATTGTTGTTCCATGTCCTTACAGTGTTCTATTAACTT harbors:
- the GNB4 gene encoding guanine nucleotide-binding protein subunit beta-4; its protein translation is MSELEQLRQEAEQLRNQIRDARKACSDTTLAQITTSLDSVGRIQMRTRRTLRGHLAKIYAMHWGSDSRLLVSASQDGKLIIWDSYTTNKMHAIPLRSSWVMTCAYAPSGNYVACGGLDNICSIYNLKTREGNVRVSRELPGHTGYLSCCRFLDDNQIVTSSGDTTCALWDIETGQQTTTFTGHTGDVMSLSLSPDMRTFVSGACDASSKLWDIRDGMCRQSFTGHVSDINAVCFFPNGHAFATGSDDATCRLFDLRADQELMMYSHDNIICGITSVAFSKSGRLLLAGYDDFNCNVWDTLKGERAGVLAGHDNRVSCLGVTDDGMAVATGSWDSFLRIWN